In Xanthocytophaga agilis, a genomic segment contains:
- a CDS encoding (2Fe-2S)-binding protein yields the protein MASFTLSINNQSHTVDVDPQMPLLWVIRDFVGLTGTKFGCGMALCGACTVHLDGNPIRSCSTPISVVQSGQKITTIEGISTNTDHPVQLAWIEEQVPQCGYCQSGQIMSAVALLKSNPNPTDDDIDAAMSGNICRCGTYPRIRKAIKRAAKQAQDKSGQTTPVQKTSYK from the coding sequence ATGGCATCATTCACACTTTCTATCAACAACCAATCGCATACGGTTGATGTAGATCCTCAAATGCCTTTATTATGGGTAATCAGAGATTTTGTTGGACTCACCGGAACAAAATTTGGATGTGGTATGGCACTATGTGGTGCCTGCACAGTCCATTTGGATGGAAATCCTATTCGGTCATGCTCTACTCCTATATCTGTAGTTCAATCCGGTCAAAAGATTACAACCATTGAGGGTATCTCTACCAACACAGATCATCCTGTGCAACTAGCCTGGATAGAAGAGCAGGTTCCTCAATGTGGTTATTGCCAATCCGGCCAAATTATGTCAGCAGTAGCATTACTTAAAAGTAATCCCAATCCCACAGACGATGATATTGATGCCGCTATGAGCGGTAATATCTGTCGGTGTGGAACATATCCACGTATACGCAAAGCAATAAAACGAGCAGCTAAACAAGCTCAGGATAAGTCAGGCCAAACAACACCTGTTCAAAAAACGTCTTATAAATAA
- a CDS encoding TolC family protein, with amino-acid sequence MQFSRWFLFFILGLSGGLAYAQELTLNQLIDKALQSNQNVQISQISEQQTAAQIKSVKAGARPQVNVSGDYKRYIKIPGQVVPASAFGGPDGTYTTLAFGLPYNLSTSLQVSQAIFNPSIGIGLKAANLSLDLSKLQTTKTKEDVAYNVSVTYYNLQSVTQQIVFLRSNLASTEKLIKVTDLLYKNQLSQGIDVDRLRITHTQTKTQLQSLQASEEELINMLKFLTGTPQTDSLKVQVAIDEQAIQQALLQQETVNRTDLLLLDRQKALNELNQRNTKAGFIPTLSAYGVANSTFYGQGGEDGVFKHVPGYWVGLQLNWNIYDGSARRAKLSSQRAENNTLNLQMQQARESILMEMKNAQNKFLVEQQNLASSHEQVTLADKVYTQSQLQFKEGTSSLTDVIQAENSLREAQNNYLNALINLRSAELDWKKASGNLIAK; translated from the coding sequence ATGCAATTTTCACGTTGGTTTTTATTTTTTATTCTGGGTTTATCGGGAGGACTCGCCTATGCTCAGGAGCTTACGCTAAATCAATTAATTGATAAGGCGCTACAAAGCAATCAAAATGTACAGATCTCTCAGATAAGTGAACAACAGACAGCAGCACAGATCAAATCTGTAAAAGCAGGTGCACGGCCTCAGGTAAACGTAAGTGGTGATTACAAACGTTACATAAAAATTCCTGGACAGGTAGTTCCTGCTTCAGCATTCGGTGGCCCAGATGGTACATACACAACATTAGCATTTGGATTACCTTACAATTTATCGACTTCCTTACAAGTCAGTCAGGCAATCTTCAATCCATCTATTGGTATAGGCCTTAAAGCAGCTAATCTGAGTCTGGATCTTTCTAAGCTTCAGACTACTAAAACAAAAGAAGATGTTGCTTATAATGTATCTGTGACTTACTATAATCTACAGAGTGTTACTCAGCAAATCGTTTTCTTACGCAGCAACCTGGCATCTACAGAAAAACTTATTAAGGTAACAGACCTGCTATACAAAAATCAACTCTCACAAGGTATTGATGTAGATCGTCTGCGTATTACTCATACACAAACTAAAACCCAGTTACAATCACTTCAGGCATCAGAAGAAGAACTCATCAACATGCTCAAATTCCTGACAGGTACACCACAAACTGACTCATTAAAAGTACAGGTAGCTATTGACGAACAAGCTATTCAGCAAGCTTTACTACAACAGGAAACTGTAAATCGTACAGATCTGCTTTTACTAGATCGCCAGAAAGCATTAAATGAACTTAATCAACGCAATACCAAAGCAGGCTTTATTCCTACTTTATCAGCCTATGGAGTAGCCAACTCTACATTTTACGGACAAGGAGGAGAAGATGGAGTGTTCAAACATGTGCCTGGTTATTGGGTGGGTCTGCAATTAAACTGGAATATTTATGATGGATCGGCCAGACGAGCAAAGCTAAGCAGTCAGCGTGCGGAGAACAATACACTGAATCTGCAAATGCAACAAGCGCGTGAATCAATTTTGATGGAAATGAAAAATGCCCAGAATAAGTTTCTGGTAGAGCAGCAAAATCTGGCATCCAGTCATGAACAGGTAACACTAGCCGACAAAGTATACACCCAATCTCAACTTCAATTCAAAGAAGGTACCAGTTCTCTTACGGATGTAATCCAGGCAGAGAACTCTTTGCGGGAAGCTCAAAATAACTATCTGAATGCACTTATAAATTTGCGATCTGCAGAGCTAGACTGGAAAAAAGCATCGGGAAATCTTATTGCCAAATAA
- a CDS encoding efflux RND transporter periplasmic adaptor subunit, with protein MKRIITSIAIIALLGLTAWKLINNKETVADKVYRPDPNLKVGVKTVKAELHNLTEEAQFLGAFSPNRKIEIRPQAGGEVLQLPIEEGQIVRTGQLIAKLDDAQLRYQLEGAQVSLEGYQNDLKRYEVLVKGDAVPAINLERTQLSIRSTQAQIKQLKKQLDNTTITAPFAGIITSKTVEKGSVVSVGSPIATLVDISQLKLVVNIPENAVNQFHTGQTISVNTEVYSAVEFKGRITMIGAEGDAAHNYPVEIIVPNSAQNPLKAGMYGTISNADKRKAQALAVPRQAIVGSAKKPQLYVVENGKAVLRSVEIGATTNEYFEITKGLKEGEQVVTSGQINLRNGVPVIAQ; from the coding sequence ATGAAACGCATTATCACAAGTATAGCTATTATTGCTCTTTTAGGTCTTACTGCATGGAAGTTGATCAACAACAAGGAGACCGTCGCAGACAAAGTATACCGTCCAGATCCCAATCTGAAGGTAGGGGTAAAAACTGTAAAAGCAGAGTTACACAATCTAACGGAAGAAGCACAATTTTTAGGTGCATTCTCTCCAAACCGTAAAATAGAAATTCGCCCACAGGCTGGTGGAGAAGTACTTCAGTTGCCAATTGAAGAAGGTCAAATTGTACGTACAGGCCAACTGATTGCCAAACTGGATGACGCTCAGTTACGCTATCAACTGGAAGGTGCTCAGGTTAGTCTGGAAGGATATCAGAATGACTTGAAACGTTATGAAGTCTTGGTAAAGGGAGATGCTGTTCCTGCTATTAATCTGGAGAGAACACAACTGAGTATCCGTTCCACACAAGCCCAGATCAAGCAATTAAAGAAACAGCTTGATAACACAACCATTACAGCTCCTTTTGCAGGTATTATTACTTCCAAAACAGTAGAAAAAGGCTCTGTAGTATCGGTAGGAAGTCCTATCGCTACACTGGTAGATATATCTCAGTTAAAACTGGTAGTGAATATTCCAGAAAATGCAGTTAATCAGTTTCATACAGGCCAAACAATCTCAGTAAATACAGAAGTATATTCAGCAGTTGAATTCAAAGGTCGCATTACCATGATCGGAGCGGAAGGAGATGCTGCACACAATTACCCTGTAGAAATCATTGTTCCCAATTCTGCTCAAAACCCATTGAAAGCAGGAATGTATGGTACCATATCCAATGCTGATAAACGTAAAGCACAGGCACTAGCTGTTCCGCGTCAGGCAATTGTAGGTTCAGCAAAGAAGCCACAACTGTATGTGGTTGAAAATGGTAAAGCAGTTTTACGCTCTGTTGAAATTGGTGCTACCACCAATGAGTATTTTGAGATTACCAAAGGTTTGAAAGAAGGTGAACAAGTAGTTACCAGTGGCCAGATCAACCTTCGTAATGGAGTACCTGTTATAGCTCAATAA
- a CDS encoding xanthine dehydrogenase family protein molybdopterin-binding subunit — MDTLTVDTSRRQFLKLTGLLAIGFSLPGQASSLVNKVEPVAAELELTPFILLTKEGKITIFNTSPDMGQGTWQSVPSLLAEELEVSLTDVEIRQTAGLAKHRMQFSGGSSSIRGQWEPLRKAGAAAREMLTQAAANTWKVPVSECYAKEGKIYHKPSNKSLSYGELVEQASKLEVPKEPKLKDPKDFKILGKVLPRPDVPSKTNGTALFGLDAKVPGMLYASIQRCPVIHGKVVSVDDAETKKIPGVKKVLRAERKMPHKTVETVAVLAENYWAALQGRKALKIQWDNTGYDKISTDNYYAKLRQAVKEPGNELKGKKGDVDKALATASKKLEAHYETPFAAHAMIEPENAIAWVQGDKVEIWAPNQSPDWLIGQASEYLKIPKDNVKVNTYFMGGSFGRKAYFDFIMEAINLSKQANAPVKVIWTREDDITQGPYRPGMLDALRGGLDANGKVVAFEHKVIGESIQGQTNKKDLSQTADDWMHEVISEEDSPYAIPNRREATKVISTDIPIVWWRSVYSSTNAFGHECFVDELAHAAQKDPLAFRQEMLHEAPRFVNVLKYLAEKAQYKLKPNPNQAMGIAMARSFGSIAAYAITVSKAGKGIKINKVVGVIDLGMTVNPDNVKAQTEGNVVMGLSAALKPGITFKDGQCEQTNYHQYSVLRMNEVPPIEIHVMPSTEKPSGAGEPGLPPVAPALCNAIFNLTGKRIRKLPFDIDMI, encoded by the coding sequence ATGGATACTCTCACTGTTGATACATCCCGCCGCCAGTTTTTGAAACTTACAGGCTTGCTAGCCATTGGGTTTTCCCTTCCGGGACAAGCAAGTTCATTAGTGAATAAAGTTGAGCCTGTCGCAGCAGAACTTGAACTGACTCCGTTTATTCTGCTAACCAAAGAAGGCAAAATTACCATCTTTAATACTAGTCCGGATATGGGACAAGGAACATGGCAGTCTGTTCCTTCTTTATTAGCAGAAGAACTAGAAGTAAGTCTTACAGATGTTGAAATACGTCAGACAGCAGGTTTGGCTAAACACAGAATGCAGTTTTCTGGTGGCTCCAGTTCTATCAGAGGGCAGTGGGAACCTCTGCGTAAAGCAGGAGCGGCGGCTCGTGAGATGTTGACTCAGGCAGCAGCCAATACTTGGAAAGTACCAGTGAGTGAATGTTATGCAAAAGAAGGAAAAATTTACCATAAACCTTCCAATAAAAGCCTGAGTTATGGAGAATTAGTTGAGCAAGCGTCCAAACTGGAAGTTCCGAAAGAGCCCAAACTTAAAGATCCGAAAGATTTTAAAATATTAGGCAAGGTGTTGCCACGGCCCGATGTTCCATCCAAAACAAATGGAACTGCCCTGTTTGGCTTAGATGCGAAGGTGCCAGGTATGTTATATGCAAGTATTCAACGATGTCCGGTTATACATGGCAAAGTAGTGTCCGTTGATGATGCAGAAACTAAAAAGATTCCAGGTGTCAAAAAAGTACTGCGAGCTGAACGGAAAATGCCACACAAAACAGTTGAAACAGTAGCTGTGCTGGCAGAGAATTACTGGGCAGCCCTGCAAGGTAGAAAAGCACTTAAAATTCAGTGGGACAATACTGGTTACGACAAAATCTCCACAGATAATTACTATGCTAAATTACGTCAGGCAGTGAAAGAACCAGGTAATGAACTGAAAGGAAAAAAAGGTGATGTAGATAAAGCATTGGCTACAGCTTCTAAAAAACTGGAAGCACACTACGAAACTCCCTTTGCCGCCCATGCCATGATAGAACCCGAGAATGCAATAGCATGGGTTCAGGGAGATAAAGTAGAAATATGGGCACCCAATCAATCACCTGACTGGCTGATTGGACAAGCATCCGAATATCTTAAAATTCCTAAAGACAATGTAAAGGTAAATACATACTTTATGGGTGGCTCCTTTGGAAGGAAAGCTTACTTTGATTTTATCATGGAAGCCATTAATCTTTCCAAACAAGCCAATGCACCTGTAAAAGTGATCTGGACTCGGGAAGATGATATCACACAAGGCCCTTATCGTCCAGGTATGCTGGATGCATTACGTGGTGGGCTGGATGCCAATGGCAAAGTTGTTGCGTTTGAACACAAGGTAATTGGAGAATCCATTCAAGGCCAAACCAATAAAAAAGATTTGTCACAAACTGCTGACGACTGGATGCATGAAGTAATCAGCGAAGAAGACAGTCCTTACGCAATTCCTAATCGTAGAGAAGCGACTAAAGTTATTTCCACAGATATTCCAATTGTCTGGTGGAGATCAGTATACAGTTCAACCAATGCATTTGGACATGAATGTTTTGTTGATGAACTAGCCCATGCAGCCCAAAAAGACCCTCTCGCATTCCGACAGGAAATGCTTCATGAAGCTCCACGCTTTGTCAATGTTCTAAAGTATCTGGCAGAAAAAGCACAATATAAACTCAAGCCAAACCCTAATCAAGCTATGGGTATTGCAATGGCACGTTCATTTGGCTCTATTGCGGCCTACGCCATTACAGTGTCAAAAGCAGGAAAAGGTATTAAAATAAATAAAGTAGTAGGTGTCATTGATTTAGGTATGACAGTAAATCCGGATAATGTCAAAGCACAAACAGAAGGAAATGTTGTAATGGGATTGTCTGCAGCTTTAAAACCAGGGATCACATTTAAAGATGGACAATGTGAGCAAACCAACTATCATCAATATTCTGTACTTCGTATGAATGAAGTCCCTCCTATTGAGATTCATGTTATGCCAAGTACAGAAAAACCGAGCGGTGCTGGAGAGCCAGGTCTGCCTCCTGTAGCTCCTGCTCTATGTAATGCCATTTTTAATCTTACAGGAAAGCGGATCCGTAAACTACCTTTTGATATTGATATGATATAA
- a CDS encoding TetR/AcrR family transcriptional regulator yields MKETATAEERIKDAAQKVFLEKGFDGTTTRDIAKEAGVNSALMNYYFRSKEKLFCSVFSDMCQLFFQGMQDILTKPLELKEKIAEIIDHDFKMFKNHPDLSLFILNEIHRNPERVMEAIPIAKHIVHGIFEEQLRDAITHKQVRNVDVKSIFLMIIANTQFIFQCKAMHMHMWQVSEEEYYEFAEKHKKLICDMIISYLFI; encoded by the coding sequence ATGAAAGAGACAGCCACAGCGGAAGAACGGATCAAGGACGCAGCACAAAAAGTTTTCCTTGAGAAAGGATTTGATGGCACAACAACGCGAGATATAGCCAAAGAAGCAGGAGTAAATAGTGCGTTGATGAATTATTACTTTCGGAGTAAAGAAAAGTTATTTTGCTCTGTATTCTCTGATATGTGCCAGCTATTTTTCCAGGGAATGCAGGATATACTTACCAAACCTCTGGAACTAAAAGAAAAAATAGCAGAGATTATTGACCATGATTTTAAAATGTTCAAAAACCATCCGGACCTGTCACTATTTATTTTGAACGAAATCCATAGAAATCCGGAAAGAGTAATGGAAGCAATTCCAATTGCCAAACATATAGTTCATGGCATATTTGAAGAACAATTGAGAGATGCAATAACCCATAAGCAGGTGCGTAATGTCGATGTCAAAAGCATATTTCTTATGATTATTGCCAATACACAGTTTATTTTTCAATGTAAGGCAATGCACATGCACATGTGGCAGGTGAGCGAAGAAGAATACTATGAGTTTGCAGAAAAGCACAAGAAGCTCATTTGCGACATGATTATATCCTATTTATTTATCTAG
- a CDS encoding TetR/AcrR family transcriptional regulator, whose translation MQITEETLTTEQKILQAARKLFIQKGLTGTRMDDIAKEAGINKALLHYYFRSKEKLFELVFEEESKHFLGKILDAIESDKSLFEKIAQLVEIDTEHYLHNSCGASVPMFVFYEMARDPELAARQMRFKTGLTRRIMDVFGQQIKIEIEKGTIRPIDPSDLFINIMGLVLMPFMAKPMLQIMHDWDEEAFRQIAEKRKKEITEFIINAIKV comes from the coding sequence ATGCAGATTACAGAAGAAACGTTAACAACTGAGCAGAAGATTTTACAAGCCGCTCGTAAGCTTTTTATTCAAAAAGGCCTAACGGGTACCCGAATGGATGATATAGCGAAGGAAGCGGGTATCAATAAAGCATTACTACATTATTACTTTAGAAGCAAAGAAAAATTATTTGAACTGGTATTTGAGGAAGAGTCCAAGCATTTTCTCGGAAAGATATTAGATGCAATAGAGTCAGATAAGTCCCTGTTTGAAAAGATTGCACAGTTGGTAGAGATTGATACAGAGCATTATCTGCATAACAGTTGTGGAGCGTCAGTTCCTATGTTTGTTTTTTATGAGATGGCGCGTGATCCGGAATTGGCAGCCAGGCAGATGCGTTTTAAAACAGGTTTGACCAGACGCATTATGGATGTATTTGGACAACAAATTAAAATAGAGATAGAGAAAGGAACTATCCGTCCCATAGATCCAAGTGACTTGTTTATCAATATTATGGGACTGGTTCTTATGCCTTTTATGGCAAAGCCAATGCTTCAGATTATGCATGATTGGGATGAAGAAGCTTTCCGTCAGATAGCGGAAAAAAGAAAGAAAGAAATAACAGAATTTATTATAAATGCCATCAAAGTCTGA
- a CDS encoding GDP-mannose 4,6-dehydratase encodes MKHYLITGGAGFIGSHLIEKLLTQADIHITCIDNFDSYYPVLQKLNNIESFIDDPRVVLLDEDISQHDIVVKRIEESRFSHMPFDAIIHLAAKAGVRGSLQTTQEYYQTNVMGTLSMLEIARNFDIPQFIFASSSSVYGTNPRIPWAEEDLETMPISPYASSKLSGEVIGQVYAHLYGIRFVALRFFTVYGPRQRPDLAIHKFTELIQQHQPVPLYGTGDTSRDYTYVEDIVEGIRLAIDYQDSPYEIFNLGSGQPISLKHMVTHLEQALHMEAMIDYLPEQPGDVPQTFADIAKARTKLGYRAHTSIAEGIQRFVDWKLGHNHIQEHDSFNLTF; translated from the coding sequence ATGAAACATTATCTGATTACCGGAGGTGCTGGATTTATAGGTAGTCATCTGATTGAAAAACTCCTTACCCAGGCGGATATACATATTACCTGCATTGACAATTTTGACTCCTATTACCCTGTTTTGCAGAAATTAAATAACATTGAATCATTTATAGATGACCCTCGTGTTGTTTTACTTGATGAAGACATATCACAACATGATATAGTAGTAAAGCGTATTGAAGAAAGTCGTTTTTCTCATATGCCTTTTGATGCTATTATCCATCTGGCAGCAAAAGCAGGGGTCAGAGGCAGCCTTCAGACTACCCAAGAATATTACCAGACCAATGTAATGGGTACACTCAGTATGCTGGAGATTGCCCGGAACTTTGATATACCCCAGTTTATTTTTGCTTCTTCGAGCAGTGTCTATGGTACAAACCCACGAATCCCATGGGCAGAAGAAGATCTGGAAACTATGCCGATCAGCCCTTATGCATCCAGCAAGCTGTCTGGAGAGGTAATCGGACAAGTTTATGCACACTTATATGGCATCCGATTCGTAGCCTTACGTTTCTTTACAGTATATGGACCACGTCAGCGTCCAGACCTGGCTATTCATAAGTTTACCGAGTTGATTCAACAACATCAACCTGTTCCATTATATGGTACAGGCGATACATCCCGTGATTATACCTATGTAGAAGATATCGTAGAAGGAATCAGACTGGCAATAGATTATCAGGACAGCCCCTACGAAATATTTAATTTAGGCAGTGGACAACCCATCTCTTTAAAACATATGGTTACCCATTTGGAACAGGCACTTCATATGGAAGCCATGATTGATTATCTGCCAGAACAACCTGGAGATGTACCTCAGACATTTGCAGATATAGCCAAAGCGCGTACTAAACTGGGTTACCGTGCTCATACCAGTATTGCAGAAGGTATTCAACGTTTTGTTGACTGGAAGCTAGGTCATAATCATATTCAGGAACACGACTCCTTCAACCTTACATTTTGA
- a CDS encoding efflux RND transporter permease subunit — translation MKFVESLIKRPSIIIVLFAILTLGGLFSYNMLSYELMPEFSVPVVTVTTVYPGAAPSEVESEISKKIEDAVSGLDNIDDVTSKSMENASIVIIQFKAGTDIDMALDETQRKINNMVSDLPDDAETPSLSKISPSDQPIMQLLATSNLPNEVFYQQVEDRYLPVLQQIPGVAEITMVGGDQRQIRVNVDDDKLNYYGLSLLQVTQAIGQANMDFPTGKVKNASENITLRLAGKFTSLDQIRDLVITTPPQGSPIRVKDVATITDGLADPESISRYNGQNGIGLFVKKQSDANAVEISRLMQEKLTLIEKEHANEKVHFTIAYDSSTFTLESVEAVTHDLILAVVLVAVVMLLFLHSFRNAFIVMVSVPASLISAFLFMFVMGYSLNLMTLLALSLVIGILVDDSIVVLENIQRHLEMGKNRWQATIDGINEIGFAAVAITLVIVVVFVPITLVNSVIADLLRQFSLTVAFATMVSLLVSFTLTPWLTSMLGKLEHLDPKNPFQAFLLWFEGILTGLTKWYHGSLDWVLSHKLVFTSILLALFIATGWVVGLGIIGSEFVAQGDQGKFLLTMKLDKSTSLEQNNLTARTIEEYLRKKVEVKAIFANVGGASTGMNSTGQGETNRTELTVELIPVDERVGHIGTEKYMIEVRKELQEKFAGIEFKSAIVGMVNTGSSPIEIFLSGDNVERNLDAANKLANNLRSMPGANDINISVEAGNPEVQVEIDREKMAKLGLNIQTVGAVLQNAFAGNDDSKFRDGGEDYEIEVMLDAFDRKNPEDVKNINFFSPLAGRPVRLGEFAKVSLSNGPSILERKNRRSSVTVTANTLGIGSGTLIQKIQEDLAKNPLPAEVTVTWGGDAKNQSEGFGSLGIAMIAALLLVYFIMVLLYDSFIYPLVVLFSIPVAVIGALLALALSSSNISIFAMLGMLMLIGLVVKNAILIVDFANQQKANGTPYRDAILHAGEERLRPILMTTIAMVIGMIPIAVASGAGAEWKNSLAWVLIGGLTSSMLLTVYLVPMIYYGVDRFKEKFLSSKESESAISASPSVSNV, via the coding sequence ATGAAATTTGTAGAATCCCTTATCAAACGTCCATCCATTATTATAGTATTGTTTGCTATACTAACCTTGGGTGGGTTATTCTCATACAACATGCTTAGTTATGAACTGATGCCTGAGTTTTCAGTTCCTGTAGTTACCGTCACTACGGTGTATCCTGGTGCAGCTCCTTCGGAGGTAGAATCTGAAATTAGTAAGAAAATAGAAGATGCAGTATCAGGACTAGACAATATCGATGATGTAACTTCTAAATCGATGGAAAATGCATCAATTGTCATCATTCAGTTTAAAGCAGGGACAGATATAGATATGGCACTGGATGAAACACAACGTAAGATCAACAATATGGTCAGCGATTTGCCGGATGATGCGGAAACACCTTCGCTTTCTAAAATATCTCCAAGTGATCAACCTATCATGCAGTTACTTGCTACATCAAATCTTCCCAATGAGGTATTCTATCAACAGGTTGAAGATCGTTACTTACCTGTCTTACAACAGATTCCAGGGGTAGCAGAAATTACTATGGTTGGGGGTGATCAGCGTCAGATCCGTGTCAATGTAGATGATGACAAGCTTAATTATTATGGTTTGTCCCTGTTGCAGGTGACACAAGCTATTGGTCAGGCAAACATGGACTTCCCTACTGGAAAAGTAAAAAATGCTAGCGAAAATATTACGTTACGTCTGGCTGGGAAATTTACTTCACTGGATCAGATCCGTGATCTTGTTATCACAACGCCTCCACAAGGAAGCCCTATTCGTGTAAAGGATGTAGCAACTATCACAGATGGTCTGGCAGATCCGGAAAGTATAAGCCGATACAACGGTCAGAATGGTATTGGTTTATTTGTTAAGAAACAATCAGACGCCAACGCTGTAGAAATTAGCCGATTAATGCAGGAAAAACTGACACTGATCGAAAAAGAACACGCAAATGAAAAAGTGCATTTCACCATTGCCTATGACAGTAGTACTTTCACTTTGGAATCTGTAGAAGCTGTAACACATGATTTGATTTTAGCTGTTGTACTAGTAGCTGTTGTCATGTTGCTTTTCCTGCACAGTTTCCGAAATGCATTTATTGTTATGGTTTCTGTTCCTGCTTCACTGATATCAGCATTCTTGTTCATGTTTGTGATGGGATATTCCCTGAACCTGATGACATTGCTGGCCTTATCCCTGGTAATTGGTATCCTGGTTGACGACTCGATTGTAGTTCTGGAAAATATTCAACGCCACCTGGAAATGGGCAAGAATCGTTGGCAGGCAACAATTGACGGTATTAATGAGATTGGTTTTGCTGCAGTAGCTATTACACTGGTGATTGTGGTTGTGTTTGTTCCTATTACACTTGTTAACTCGGTAATTGCAGATTTGTTACGCCAGTTTTCATTGACTGTAGCTTTTGCCACTATGGTTAGTCTCTTAGTCAGCTTTACACTCACTCCTTGGCTGACCTCTATGCTGGGAAAGCTGGAACATCTGGACCCTAAAAATCCGTTTCAAGCCTTTTTACTTTGGTTTGAAGGTATCCTGACAGGTCTCACCAAATGGTATCATGGAAGTTTGGATTGGGTACTGTCTCATAAACTAGTTTTTACAAGTATTCTGCTTGCTTTATTTATCGCAACAGGTTGGGTAGTGGGCTTAGGTATCATTGGAAGCGAGTTTGTGGCTCAAGGTGATCAGGGCAAATTTCTTTTAACCATGAAACTGGATAAAAGTACATCGTTGGAACAAAACAACCTGACAGCTCGCACTATTGAAGAATATCTGCGCAAAAAAGTAGAAGTAAAAGCCATCTTCGCTAATGTAGGTGGCGCCAGCACAGGTATGAATAGTACAGGACAAGGAGAAACCAACCGTACAGAGTTAACAGTAGAATTGATTCCTGTTGACGAACGAGTAGGTCATATTGGTACTGAGAAATACATGATAGAGGTTCGAAAAGAGTTACAGGAAAAGTTTGCAGGGATTGAATTCAAATCAGCAATTGTCGGTATGGTAAATACAGGTTCCTCTCCTATTGAGATTTTCTTAAGTGGTGATAATGTAGAGCGCAATCTGGACGCAGCCAATAAACTAGCAAATAACTTGCGTAGTATGCCGGGTGCTAATGATATAAATATATCCGTAGAGGCAGGAAATCCAGAAGTTCAGGTTGAAATTGACAGAGAAAAAATGGCAAAGCTGGGATTGAATATCCAGACAGTGGGAGCCGTACTTCAAAATGCATTTGCAGGTAACGACGATTCCAAATTCCGGGATGGTGGAGAAGATTACGAAATCGAGGTTATGCTTGATGCTTTTGATCGTAAAAATCCTGAAGATGTCAAAAATATCAACTTCTTTAGCCCGTTGGCAGGCCGTCCGGTTCGCCTGGGAGAATTTGCCAAAGTATCTTTGAGCAATGGGCCATCCATTCTTGAAAGAAAGAACCGTCGTTCATCTGTAACTGTAACAGCTAATACATTAGGTATAGGATCAGGTACATTGATTCAGAAGATACAGGAAGATCTTGCTAAAAACCCACTTCCGGCAGAGGTAACCGTAACATGGGGAGGTGATGCCAAAAACCAGAGTGAAGGGTTTGGTTCGTTGGGGATTGCCATGATAGCAGCATTATTACTAGTTTATTTTATCATGGTGCTTCTGTATGATAGCTTTATTTATCCTCTTGTAGTATTATTCTCTATTCCGGTAGCTGTGATTGGTGCATTGCTGGCTTTGGCACTCTCATCTTCTAATATTAGTATTTTCGCTATGTTGGGTATGTTAATGTTAATTGGTCTGGTAGTAAAAAATGCGATCTTGATTGTAGACTTTGCCAATCAGCAGAAAGCCAATGGAACGCCGTATCGGGATGCCATTCTACATGCAGGAGAAGAACGTTTACGCCCTATTCTGATGACAACTATCGCCATGGTAATTGGTATGATTCCTATCGCGGTTGCCAGTGGCGCAGGTGCAGAATGGAAAAATTCACTGGCGTGGGTACTTATTGGTGGGTTAACCAGTTCTATGCTACTTACAGTATATCTGGTACCTATGATTTATTATGGAGTAGATCGCTTTAAAGAAAAATTTCTTTCTTCTAAAGAATCTGAATCAGCTATTTCGGCTAGTCCATCTGTATCTAACGTCTAA